A single Chiloscyllium punctatum isolate Juve2018m chromosome 26, sChiPun1.3, whole genome shotgun sequence DNA region contains:
- the cmtr2 gene encoding cap-specific mRNA (nucleoside-2'-O-)-methyltransferase 2: MEPSKVKKWASRKRPHVEHMLDRSEMSLPIPDEIEKLFNKRFTFQKLADQPWCLAEVGKVSTKESERLQALKESLNDVKNQLSDKELEKWHEHTAFTNRAGKVIPVVRSTMNAELCTQAWCKFHEILCTFPLLPFEALQDGELNSVHLCEAPGAFIASLNHYLKSHRIPCDWNWIANTLNPYHEGNDTGMMIMDDRLIAATLPWWYFGPDNTGDIMAHDCLQGLKELTQNVTVHLVTADGSFDCQDNPGEQEALVSPLHYCETIAALMLLGPKGSFVLKMFTLFERCSVCLLYLLNCCFREVSVFKPGTSKSGNSEVYVVCLEYKGKDAVGRYLDQLGMSFGPDVVQKSDLVRTAVPESFLKQLEECCFFFHKCQTDTIRENLRLFGKMGTEEVKAMEEKRDCAADFYLRQFQLRRLAREDWLVKRSQAGWSLAGRLSAHKKKKLHSGSYNDRMDLAGLAWQERMRKSPLGPEVDQHCTATREANCTLRDSQGGTDCQSWYILEGRRLSRLVSSPFCDVELQRIMEEAVLGCGAARGTVALPCDSCSVYSEELVLSELAALMAEQRPGRFCDHRSQPVDCLVMMRLQQFPTMKLINGFQLRYWKATSLLPTRCTVLHDGELSYQQYLLDAVLHAIEDCRDGGALILPILSSFTRFTAGLLFVLQHCFRALDFVCPTSSDALGTLAVLLCAGFRRPPADVTAFLARLSERVRQLQDCEPDRPLQVLQFVPMELLLRGNLPRFLDVLNTAILKQRLHLLTQSTT, translated from the coding sequence ATGGAGCCCAGCAAAGTAAAGAAGTGGGCAAGTCGGAAACGGCCACACGTGGAGCATATGTTGGACCGCTCGGAGATGAGCCTCCCCATTCCTGACGAGATCGAGAAACTTTTCAACAAGAGATTCACCTTTCAGAAGCTTGCTGATCAACCCTGGTGTCTGGCTGAGGTTGGGAAGGTTAGTACAAAGGAGTCTGAGAGGCTGCAGGCTCTGAAGGAGTCCCTTAACGATGTGAAGAACCAGCTGAGTGACAAGGAACTGGAAAAGTGGCACGAGCACACGGCCTTCACCAACCGGGCGGGGAAGGTCATCCCGGTGGTTCGGAGCACTATGAATGCCGAATTGTGCACGCAGGCCTGGTGCAAGTTTCATGAGATCCTGTGCACATTTCCCTTGCTTCCATTTGAGGCactccaggatggggagctgaaCTCTGTGCACCTCTGCGAGGCCCCTGGGGCCTTCATTGCCAGTCTGAACCACTACCTCAAGTCTCACCGCATCCCGTGTGACTGGAATTGGATCGCCAATACCCTCAACCCCTACCACGAAGGCAATGACACTGGCATGATGATAATGGATGACCGGTTGATCGCTGCGACGCTGCCCTGGTGGTATTTTGGTCCTGATAACACAGGGGACATCATGGCCCACGACTGTCTTCAGGGGTTAAAGGAATTAACTCAGAATGTGACAGTCCACCTGGTGACAGCAGATGGGAGCTTTGATTGCCAGGACAACCCTGGAGAGCAGGAAGCTCTGGTATCTCCCTTGCACTACTGTGAGACCATTGCAGCCTTGATGCTCCTCGGCCCGAAGGGCTCCTTTGTGTTGAAGATGTTCACCCTGTTTGAGCGCTGCTCAGTCTGCCTGCTTTACCTACTCAACTGCTGCTTTCGAGAAGTTAGTGTCTTTAAGCCAGGCACCAGCAAGTCAGGAAACTCTGAAGTCTATGTGGTCTGCCTTGAGTATAAGGGCAAGGATGCCGTGGGAaggtaccttgatcagctggggatgAGCTTTGGGCCGGACGTCGTCCAGAAATCTGACCTTGTCCGGACTGCTGTTCCGGAGTCTTTCCTAAAGCAGCTGGAGGAATGTTGCTTTTTCTTTCACAAGTGTCAGACAGATACGATCAGGGAGAACCTTCGGCTGTTTGGGAAGATGGGTACCGAGGAGGTCAAGGCGATGGAGGAGAAGCGGGACTGCGCTGCCGACTTCTACCTGCGGCAGTTCCAATTGCGCCGCCTGGCCCGAGAGGACTGGCTGGTGAAGAGGTCACAGGCTGGCTGGAGCTTGGCCGGCCGGTTATCTGCACACAAGAAGAAGAAACTGCACTCCGGCTCTTACAATGACAGGATGGATCTGGCCGGCCTGGCCTGGCAGGAAAGGATGCGTAAGAGCCCCCTCGGCCCTGAGGTGGACCAGCACTGCACTGCCACCCGGGAGGCCAACTGCACCCTGAGGGATTCACAGGGTGGTACTGACTGCCAGTCCTGGTACATCCTGGAAGGCAGGAGGCTCAGCAGGCTGGTCAGCTCTCCGTTCTGTGACGTGGAGCTTCAGCGGATAATGGAGGAGGCAGTGCTGGGATGTGGGGCAGCACGCGGCACCGTCGCGCTCCCTTGTGACTCGTGCAGTGTCTATTCTGAAGAGCTGGTGCTGTCTGAACTTGCCGCCCTGATGGCGGAGCAGCGGCCGGGGAGATTCTGTGACCACCGTAGTCAGCCGGTGGATTGCCTTGTGATGATGAGGCTGCAGCAGTTCCCAACCATGAAGCTGATCAATGGCTTCCAGCTCCGCTACTGGAAGGCCACTTCCCTGCTTCCCACTCGCTGCACTGTTCTTCACGATGGGGAGCTCTCATACCAGCAGTATCTGCTCGATGCTGTGCTCCATGCAATTGAGGACTGTCGAGATGGGGGTGCGCTCATCCTCCCCATTCTCTCGTCTTTCACCCGCTTTACGGCTGGCCTCCTGTTTGTGCTGCAGCACTGCTTCCGAGCGCTGGACTTTGTTTGCCCTACCTCGTCGGATGCCCTCGGAACCCTTGCTGTCTTGCTGTGTGCTGGCTTTCGTCGCCCGCCCGCTGACGTCACGGCGTTCCTGGCCAGGCTGAGTGAGCGCGTGCGTCAGCTCCAGGACTGCGAGCCAGACCGGCCGCTGCAGGTCCTGCAGTTTGTGCCAATGGAACTGCTGCTCAGGGGAAACCTGCCGAGATTCCTTGATGTGCTCAATACTGCCATCTTGAAACAGAGGCTTCACCTGCTTACCCAGAGCACAACGTAA